From one Henningerozyma blattae CBS 6284 chromosome 1, complete genome genomic stretch:
- the APA1 gene encoding bifunctional AP-4-A phosphorylase/ADP sulfurylase (similar to Saccharomyces cerevisiae APA1 (YCL050C) and APA2 (YDR530C); ancestral locus Anc_1.17) produces the protein MPIPADLSTLLTSKYNEAISNNHLKFTDSTIATVKDDKTKMPYYIRYAPNLASKPERDFETPMEDKVDPFANPEPELTVLDDVNQDGQYRLVLNKFPLVPEHALLVTKEFAKQTSTLTPSDLMTSFNLLKTLDDDDKRHMVFYNSGNASGSSQDHKHLQIIRLPQDYFGLQDKLTKDVDHYIPNQKTEPLQDDKVAFANFSLPLPDDESEITEDVLAMSYFSLLQRALTFFLDWTSENPNLDRSYNVLLTKKWISIVPRSNTKAKSMDVGFNSTGYAGLVLVRTEEIFETLKKDPSTIDNLLLECGFGNTTGVKADEYDY, from the coding sequence ATGCCAATTCCTGCTGATTTATCCACTTTATTaacttcaaaatataatgaagCAATCTCaaataatcatttgaaattcaCCGATTCCACCATTGCTACAGTCAAAGATGACAAAACTAAAATGCCATATTACATCAGATATGCCCCAAATTTAGCTTCGAAACCAGAAAGAGATTTCGAAACACCAATGGAAGATAAAGTTGATCCATTTGCTAATCCAGAACCAGAATTGACTGTTTTGGATGATGTCAATCAAGATGGTCAATATAGATTGGTCTTGAACAAATTTCCTTTAGTACCAGAACATGCTTTATTAGTTACCAAGGAATTTGCCAAACAAACTTCTACTCTAACCCCATCAGATTTAATGACTTCATTCAATCTATTGAAAACCcttgatgatgatgataaaagACATATGGTTTTTTATAATTCTGGTAATGCCTCTGGTTCTTCTCAAGATCATAAACATTTACAAATCATTAGATTACCACAAGATTATTTCGGTTTGCAAGATAAATTGACTAAAGATGTTGACCATTACATTCCAAATCAAAAAACTGAACCTTTACAAGATGATAAAGTCGCTTTTGCTAATTTCTCTTTACCTTTACCAGATGATGAATCTGAAATCACTGAAGATGTTTTAGCCATGTCTTATTTCTCTTTATTACAAAGAGCtttaacttttttcttGGATTGGACTTCTGAAAATCCAAACCTTGATAGAAGTTATAACGTCTTATTGACTAAAAAATGGATCTCCATTGTTCCTCGTTCAAATACTAAAGCTAAATCCATGGATGTTGGTTTCAATTCTACTGGTTATGCTGGTTTGGTTTTGGTAAGAACTGAAGAAATCTTTGAAACTTTAAAGAAAGATCCTTCTACCATTGATaacttattattagaatgtGGGTTTGGTAATACCACTGGTGTTAAAGCTGAcgaatatgattattaa
- the TBLA0A05035 gene encoding uncharacterized protein (similar to Saccharomyces cerevisiae YDR524C-B and YCL048W-A; ancestral locus Anc_1.22), with protein sequence MQFKNVIAFVAAIAAVNAANRTSNSTGSSNGTVTPPASNGSFNGSSSAVTTKVSTGAAQINTLNAGVFGAAAAAVVAFAL encoded by the coding sequence ATGCAATTCAAGAACGTCATCGCCTTCGTTGCCGCCATCGCTGCTGTTAACGCCGCTAACCGCACCTCTAACTCTACTGGTTCTTCCAACGGTACCGTTACTCCACCAGCTTCCAATGGTTCTTTCAACGGTTCCAGCTCTGCTGTCACCACCAAGGTTTCCACTGGTGCCGCTCAAATTAACACCTTGAACGCTGGTGTCTTTGGTGCcgctgctgctgctgttgTTGCTTTCGCTTTATAA
- the LRE1 gene encoding Lre1p (similar to Saccharomyces cerevisiae LRE1 (YCL051W) and HLR1 (YDR528W); ancestral locus Anc_1.15), whose translation MFDSVQPLDPPETTKDNTITTTTATTAQQKEGTRDSSYDDTIITTTPRHDKVHSAIHHSSLSLNVPNTNGNYGTTNSNANSNSTSNKDDDFTFTMPRRGHRHKRSMAISGDFDFIPTPPSLPFGASPSNTNNNQASGGGGGVDMQRRGSSPSNLNYSTFLSPNTTTTYISPNTSAYNTHASPNTSYYNTSPLGKRSNKMHLPFQSSQSHLTSVTTCNTPKESPSFFISEISKFSSDIQGVPDAIIDLDDILTTRPKSFTTHRRTESAPAELDFILPFKMNSNSNTNINIKPKSKLLNSNSSIHMKTSSIDENSIHGNKMRIEEEDDFSTYQHIAASQLNKYSANKDDTSDVSCSSNDIETRTNSNINSNSSLNLSKNSKEDSNDIDDESPFANTNNSDTGNNNEFFFTQNKLLSPIKPMSKPQLRSLSSNSYDTSTPTSNRNSASNNNKNSKDSKYNTLKINRQKERYSHYTKQFTNNRNFSSNSNNSTITNNSLANTYTNSSLNNSNLNLNSINSLSITCVVSSNLNSVNSFSNSLSNSNFNSVNSLPTTSTSSTTTTTSMTSTNISNYSNTNNIAINSIFNTTTNPTIQPQTLREQASSSSLSSVYLKTPSSSMNTPARPASTPSTPYSDNRISNKNSDNTNTNTNTNTNTNTNTNTNDKSTTNNIDNTNINNNNNTTSTNIIYDNGSSSTTTINNSNISSSNTIPNSNPIMSADDYKRRLGLAPVYKKKFSSNLQSSTTSRNKSYIPPNIHSSPSPSPSPSVSSFNFKSQVYDMSYDELIDSYSNTTSPKSKKTKTDSDQFNESLSAIETIRSFRSSENSKNSKSNNTNIPNNKSNSSLELPIISINNEVTTNNIIKKENDCIEKTTSNDLNELLMGGPGTSIDLSHYTDQTIYSFNNNLSQLDSINSKYDEEISNDNINIQKKLQPIQFNNSNIPNSTNNQMNFPNINDKNNQFESNSILLQKIDSMTIDESTNKQIMENKRIISKMTNNTNTNNNNNNNNSITSPGKRSIYTGKTIIQSPTRKSIYTERGINSSSPSRNSHLNNENNLFNTTTNERNESNSSSITHNILASPSKNYYDRGNNFDSPSKKSKYKLEVKKTKKKLFGWIEIGNIFQSK comes from the coding sequence ATGTTTGATAGCGTGCAACCGTTAGACCCCCCAGAAACTACCAAGGACAATacaataacaacaacaacagcaaccACTGCACAACAAAAAGAAGGTACTAGAGACAGTTCCTATGACGACACTATCATAACTACTACACCAAGACATGACAAGGTCCATTCGGCTATCCATCATTCTTCGTTGTCGTTAAATGTTCCCAATACCAATGGGAATTATGGTACAACTAATAGCAATGCAAATTCAAACTCAACCTCAAATAAAGACGATGATTTTACCTTCACAATGCCCAGAAGAGGTCATCGTCATAAAAGATCCATGGCTATTTCAGGCGATTTCGATTTCATTCCTACTCCTCCATCATTACCGTTTGGTGCATCTCCatctaatacaaataataatcaagcAAGTGGAGGTGGAGGAGGTGTGGATATGCAAAGAAGAGGATCTTCTCCAagtaatttgaattattccACGTTTCTATCTCCAAACACTACTACAACTTATATATCTCCAAACACGTCGGCTTATAATACTCATGCATCTCCAAACACTTCGTATTATAATACTTCCCCATTGGGTAAACGTTCCAATAAAATGCATCTTCCTTTCCAATCATCACAATCTCATTTAACATCTGTGACTACTTGTAATACTCCAAAGGAAAGTCCAAGTTTCTTTATTAGTGAGATTTCGAAATTTTCTTCAGATATTCAAGGTGTACCTGATGCCATTATTGATTtagatgatattttaaCTACGAGACCAAAATCATTTACAACACATAGAAGAACAGAATCTGCACCTGCAGAATTGGATTTCATTCTACCTTTTAAGatgaattcaaattcaaatacaaatattaatattaaaccTAAATCAAAATTGTTAAACTCTAATTCATCTATTCATATGAAAACATCTTctattgatgaaaattcaattcatgGTAATAAAATGagaattgaagaagaagatgattttTCTACTTATCAACATATTGCTGCTTCTCAATTAAATAAGTATTCAGCCAACAAGGATGATACAAGTGATGTTAGTTGTAGTTCTAATGATATAGAGACAAgaacaaattcaaatataaattcaaactcaagtttaaatttatcgaaaaattctaaagaggattcaaatgatattgatgatgagAGTCCATTCGCTAACACAAATAATTCTGATACcggtaataataatgaatttttctttacacaaaataaattattatctcCAATTAAACCGATGTCAAAACCACAATTGAGATCGTTGAGTTCAAATTCATATGATACATCAACACCCACTTCTAATCGAAATTCAGcgagtaataataataaaaattcaaaggattctaaatataatacGTTGAAAATCAATAGACAAAAGGAAAGATATTCACATTATACAAAACaatttacaaataatagGAATTTCTCatccaattcaaataattcaacaattacaaataattctttggCAAATACATATACAAATTcaagtttaaataattcgaatttgaatttaaattctataaattcattatcaattacTTGTGTGGTAAGCTCCAATTTAAATTCCGTCAATTCTTTTTCGAATTCATTATcgaattcaaattttaattcagtCAATTCATTACCAACTACTTCTACATCATCAACTACAACAACAACTTCAATGACATCGACCAATATTagtaattattcaaatacaaataatattgctataaattcaattttcaatacTACTACAAACCCAACAATTCAACCTCAAACTTTAAGAGAACAagcatcttcatcttctttatCTTCAGTTTATTTAAAGACTCCATCTTCTTCCATGAATACCCCAGCTAGACCAGCTTCAACTCCATCCACTCCATATTCCGATAATAGGATTtccaataaaaattctgataatactaataccaATACCAATACCAATACCAATACCAATACCAATACCAATACAAATGATAAATCAACTACCAATAACATTGATAAcactaatattaataataataataatacaactagtactaatattatttatgatAATGGTTCTTCTTCCACTACTACCATCAATAATTCCAACatatcttcatctaataCAATTCCAAATTCTAATCCAATCATGTCAGCAGATGATTATAAAAGAAGGCTTGGTCTAGCTCCAGtttataaaaagaaatttagtTCAAACTTACAATCATCTACTACCTCAAGAAATAAAAGTTATATTCCACCGAATATTCATTCATCTCCATCTCCATCTCCATCTCCGTCAGTTTCATcgtttaattttaaaagtcAAGTTTATGATATGTCATATGAcgaattaattgattcttATTCAAATACAACTTCACCAAAGAGTAAAAAAACTAAGACCGATAGTGATCAATTTAATGAATCTTTGAGTGCTATCGAAACTATTCGTTCCTTCCGTTCTTCAGAAAATTCTAAGAATTCtaaaagtaataatacaaatattccaaataataaatcaaattcaagTTTAGAATTACCAATtatatcaattaataatgaagttactactaataatataattaaaaaggaaaatgaTTGCATTGAAAAAACCACAagtaatgatttaaatgaattattgatGGGAGGTCCAGGTACTTCAATAGATTTATCTCATTATACTGATCAAacaatttattcttttaataataatctttcaCAATTagattcaataaattccaaatatgacgaagaaatatcaaatgataatattaatattcaaaaaaaattacaacctattcaatttaataattctaatattccaaatagcactaataatcaaatgaactttccaaatataaatgataaGAATAATCAATTTGAATCGAATTCAATacttttacaaaaaattgattcCATGACCATTGATGAATCAActaataaacaaattatggaaaacaaaagaattatttccaaaatgactaacaatactaataccaataataataataataataacaattctATTACTTCACCTGGTAAACGATCTATATATACTGGTAAAACAATTATTCAATCACCCACAAGAAAATCCATTTATACAGAAAGGGGgattaattcatcatcacctTCGAGAAATTCACATttgaataatgaaaataatttattcaatactACTACTAATGAACGGAATGAAAGTAACTCTTCCAGTATTACTCACAACATATTAGCATCACCAtctaaaaattattatgatagaggaaataattttgattcaCCTTCCaaaaaatccaaatataAGCTTGAAGTTAAAAAGactaagaaaaaattatttggttGGATTGAAATTGgtaatattttccaaagtaaataa
- the SNA2 gene encoding Sna2p (similar to Saccharomyces cerevisiae SNA2 (YDR525W-A); ancestral locus Anc_1.21), with the protein MHAHDWFLVFIAIFVPPVAVWLKRGIRSKDFVINLLLFFLGFFPGLIHALYVISKHPYTDHIRLSTNPLEESNSNPVVYGSLA; encoded by the coding sequence ATGCATGCTCATGACTGGTTTCTCGTGTTTATTGCAATTTTTGTTCCTCCAGTAGCTGTATGGCTCAAGAGAGGTATCCGTTCCAAGGATTTCGTAATCAATCTGTTATTGTTCTTCCTAGGGTTTTTCCCTGGGCTGATTCATGCTTTGTATGTGATTTCCAAGCATCCATACACTGACCATATTAGATTGTCTACAAACCCACTAGAAGAATCTAACAGTAACCCAGTAGTTTACGGTTCACTAGCTTAA